A genomic region of Dermacentor andersoni chromosome 9, qqDerAnde1_hic_scaffold, whole genome shotgun sequence contains the following coding sequences:
- the LOC126528205 gene encoding uncharacterized protein isoform X2 — MSVPGLQTWLSTLTFYGAVAILQSQVSANSMQLPISSSASANDKSSDGQLNQRSLGIKTTFGNTGSSIIGIGSAPREFPLLPGSGIKPSVYGTGSTIIQTGGLPQRPVIPTGINGSRTIIESDAFRKVFWQQPGISPIGTNVGMQILRGEAPMIRVIETKIHEGREMERNLTAIRIAILRELSGATGIGVIRRFQIRRRLRELDVRLNELHRKNQEAEQKFRTFIGGVASGKIRDRRQARSILDNIYHFCGTVVAKLVFICRGVAGGLINLCKGIILGLANVIHGILGLKLRPLEAGVNVVAGI; from the exons ATGTCGGTGCCAGGACTTCAAACATGGCTGTCTACTCTGACTTTCTATGGTGCAGTTGCCATTTTGCAATCCCAAGTATCTG CCAACAGCATGCAGCTCCCCATCAGCTCCTCTGCCAGCGCGAACGACAAATCATCAGATGGACAACTGAACCAAAGAAGCCTGGGTATCAAGACAACCTTCGGCAACACGGGATCATCTATTATAGGTATAGGCAGCGCACCACGGGAATTCCCGTTACTGCCAGGCTCGGGCATTAAACCATCTGTATACGGCACGGGTTCTACTATAATACAAACAGGTGGGCTACCGCAACGGCCAGTTATTCCCACCGGGATCAACGGAAGCCGAACCATTATAGAATCGGATGCCTTTCGAAAGGTATTCTGGCAACAGCCAGGCATCAGCCCCATCGGCACCAACGTAGGAATGCAG ATACTGCGCGGAGAGGCTCCGATGATCCGCGTCATCGAGACGAAGATTCACGAAGGACGCGAGATGGAGCGAAACCTGACGGCCATCCGCATCGCCATCCTCCGAGAGCTGTCCGGCGCTACGGGCATTGGAGTCATCCGGCGCTTCCAGATCCGGCGGCGACTGCGAGAGCTCGACGTGCGCCTCAACGAACTACACCGAAA GAACCAAGAGGCCGAGCAGAAGTTCCGGACGTTCATCGGCGGCGTCGCATCGGGCAAGATCCGCGACCGACGGCAAGCACGATCCATCCTGGACAACATCTACCACTTCTGCGGAACGGTGGTCGCCAAGCTCGTCTTCATCTGCCGGGGAGTCGCCGGAGGACTCATCAACCTGTGCAAGGGCATCATCTTGGGCCTGGCCAACGTGATCCACGGAATTCTGGGCCTGAAGCTGCGTCCTCTAGAAGCCGGCGTCAACGTGGTCGCTGGAATCTAG
- the LOC126528205 gene encoding uncharacterized protein isoform X1: protein MLSMFCLNLGLQFFARLHRTIDNGSFEGGSANSMQLPISSSASANDKSSDGQLNQRSLGIKTTFGNTGSSIIGIGSAPREFPLLPGSGIKPSVYGTGSTIIQTGGLPQRPVIPTGINGSRTIIESDAFRKVFWQQPGISPIGTNVGMQILRGEAPMIRVIETKIHEGREMERNLTAIRIAILRELSGATGIGVIRRFQIRRRLRELDVRLNELHRKNQEAEQKFRTFIGGVASGKIRDRRQARSILDNIYHFCGTVVAKLVFICRGVAGGLINLCKGIILGLANVIHGILGLKLRPLEAGVNVVAGI from the exons ATGCTTTCGATGTTCTGTCTGAACCTTGGACTTCAGTTCTTCGCCCGATTGCACCGAACTATTGACAATGGGTCATTCGAAGGCGGCTCAG CCAACAGCATGCAGCTCCCCATCAGCTCCTCTGCCAGCGCGAACGACAAATCATCAGATGGACAACTGAACCAAAGAAGCCTGGGTATCAAGACAACCTTCGGCAACACGGGATCATCTATTATAGGTATAGGCAGCGCACCACGGGAATTCCCGTTACTGCCAGGCTCGGGCATTAAACCATCTGTATACGGCACGGGTTCTACTATAATACAAACAGGTGGGCTACCGCAACGGCCAGTTATTCCCACCGGGATCAACGGAAGCCGAACCATTATAGAATCGGATGCCTTTCGAAAGGTATTCTGGCAACAGCCAGGCATCAGCCCCATCGGCACCAACGTAGGAATGCAG ATACTGCGCGGAGAGGCTCCGATGATCCGCGTCATCGAGACGAAGATTCACGAAGGACGCGAGATGGAGCGAAACCTGACGGCCATCCGCATCGCCATCCTCCGAGAGCTGTCCGGCGCTACGGGCATTGGAGTCATCCGGCGCTTCCAGATCCGGCGGCGACTGCGAGAGCTCGACGTGCGCCTCAACGAACTACACCGAAA GAACCAAGAGGCCGAGCAGAAGTTCCGGACGTTCATCGGCGGCGTCGCATCGGGCAAGATCCGCGACCGACGGCAAGCACGATCCATCCTGGACAACATCTACCACTTCTGCGGAACGGTGGTCGCCAAGCTCGTCTTCATCTGCCGGGGAGTCGCCGGAGGACTCATCAACCTGTGCAAGGGCATCATCTTGGGCCTGGCCAACGTGATCCACGGAATTCTGGGCCTGAAGCTGCGTCCTCTAGAAGCCGGCGTCAACGTGGTCGCTGGAATCTAG
- the LOC126528205 gene encoding uncharacterized protein isoform X3, whose product MLSMFCLNLGLQFFARLHRTIDNGSFEGGSANSMQLPISSSASANDKSSDGQLNQRSLGIKTTFGNTGSSIIGGLPQRPVIPTGINGSRTIIESDAFRKVFWQQPGISPIGTNVGMQILRGEAPMIRVIETKIHEGREMERNLTAIRIAILRELSGATGIGVIRRFQIRRRLRELDVRLNELHRKNQEAEQKFRTFIGGVASGKIRDRRQARSILDNIYHFCGTVVAKLVFICRGVAGGLINLCKGIILGLANVIHGILGLKLRPLEAGVNVVAGI is encoded by the exons ATGCTTTCGATGTTCTGTCTGAACCTTGGACTTCAGTTCTTCGCCCGATTGCACCGAACTATTGACAATGGGTCATTCGAAGGCGGCTCAG CCAACAGCATGCAGCTCCCCATCAGCTCCTCTGCCAGCGCGAACGACAAATCATCAGATGGACAACTGAACCAAAGAAGCCTGGGTATCAAGACAACCTTCGGCAACACGGGATCATCTATTATAG GTGGGCTACCGCAACGGCCAGTTATTCCCACCGGGATCAACGGAAGCCGAACCATTATAGAATCGGATGCCTTTCGAAAGGTATTCTGGCAACAGCCAGGCATCAGCCCCATCGGCACCAACGTAGGAATGCAG ATACTGCGCGGAGAGGCTCCGATGATCCGCGTCATCGAGACGAAGATTCACGAAGGACGCGAGATGGAGCGAAACCTGACGGCCATCCGCATCGCCATCCTCCGAGAGCTGTCCGGCGCTACGGGCATTGGAGTCATCCGGCGCTTCCAGATCCGGCGGCGACTGCGAGAGCTCGACGTGCGCCTCAACGAACTACACCGAAA GAACCAAGAGGCCGAGCAGAAGTTCCGGACGTTCATCGGCGGCGTCGCATCGGGCAAGATCCGCGACCGACGGCAAGCACGATCCATCCTGGACAACATCTACCACTTCTGCGGAACGGTGGTCGCCAAGCTCGTCTTCATCTGCCGGGGAGTCGCCGGAGGACTCATCAACCTGTGCAAGGGCATCATCTTGGGCCTGGCCAACGTGATCCACGGAATTCTGGGCCTGAAGCTGCGTCCTCTAGAAGCCGGCGTCAACGTGGTCGCTGGAATCTAG